A stretch of DNA from Bacillota bacterium:
GGCATTATACACGATGAGACGCGATTCCTGTTTGCCCAGAGGTGGCGGGTGTATGGAAAATCGCCGTGTTGACAGAGTCGCAACCGCAGCGTTGCGTCCCTCCATGCGATGTCGAAGAGATGGCAATCGATGCGGTGGAGTGCGGACGGTTCATGGCTTTTTTGCCCGGCCGACTGCGCGAGGTGCTACGGTTGCGCCTGCAGGGGGACACGTATGCGGAGATAGCACAGGCGCTGTCGCTTTCGGGGGGCACGGTAAAGAGTTATGGTGCCCAGTTGCGGGAGATACTTCGGAAGTATTTCGGTCACGACCCAACCAAATCCTCCTCTCGAATCGGCAATATTCATGGAGGGCTTTCGGAGGAGGCTTTCCAATCTCCGTAGGACTTACGCAGTTGGATTGAGGTCATAGGTGGGATGAGCCAGAAAAGCTCTTATCGCTTCCCGAAGCAGAGACAACTTCGCCTCATACCAACTCACCCCTGTCCGCAAACGATAAACCTCCAGCCGTAAAAATGCCCTCAAAGCCAATGGCAAATGGCGCATCACTGCCACTGCCTTACGAACCTGGGCCTTCTCCA
This window harbors:
- a CDS encoding LuxR C-terminal-related transcriptional regulator, whose protein sequence is MAIDAVECGRFMAFLPGRLREVLRLRLQGDTYAEIAQALSLSGGTVKSYGAQLREILRKYFGHDPTKSSSRIGNIHGGLSEEAFQSP
- a CDS encoding IS701 family transposase, whose amino-acid sequence is YWATNDLGMTATQRAQLAGQGWGIEVYHRALKQCCGVEKAQVRKAVAVMRHLPLALRAFLRLEVYRLRTGVSWYEAKLSLLREAIRAFLAHPTYDLNPTA